In one window of Chthoniobacterales bacterium DNA:
- a CDS encoding FAD-linked oxidase C-terminal domain-containing protein: protein MAATRSWECDGIFPPLTRARNRTPNPTEEEDEDEHDYEEAGVMEVAEQLRELLGADAVSDAPEILETHGGDKWFASHAPEVVVFAESTEQVSKLLKFASENRIPVTARGSGYGYVGGCVPVRGGIALSLARMNRIKDLSFADAIAVVEPGVITADLQAKAREQKLFYPPDPASKKDCSMGGNVATNAGGPRCLKYGVTRNYVVGLEVVLASGEVLRTGGRVHKNKTGFDLVGLFVGSEGMLGVVTEITVKLLPMPPARATLSASFGSMREAAQTVQRIFAAGFLPSSLELADHFTLEAARRDANAGEVPDGNAHLLVELDGQPEAVQIEMEKLRGLVDESNPAAVQIATTEPDCERLWALRRAFSNSLRATGLTKLNQDIVVPRSRLVDLVEFAEALSKRSGFPIACFGHAGDGNMHVNIMADRYNREAAVREKAEHALDELFAQVLAFGGVITGEHGIGLAKKRWWPQATSDVAREAHRALKQALDPAGILNPGKFL from the coding sequence ATGGCGGCTACCAGATCATGGGAATGTGATGGGATTTTCCCTCCTCTTACTCGTGCTCGTAATCGAACCCCCAACCCAACCGAGGAGGAGGACGAGGACGAGCACGATTACGAAGAAGCGGGCGTGATGGAGGTTGCTGAGCAATTACGAGAGCTGCTTGGTGCGGATGCAGTCAGCGACGCGCCGGAGATCCTGGAAACGCACGGCGGCGACAAGTGGTTCGCGAGCCACGCGCCGGAAGTAGTCGTCTTTGCTGAATCGACGGAGCAGGTGAGCAAGCTGCTCAAATTTGCCTCGGAGAATAGGATCCCGGTGACGGCGCGGGGGTCTGGCTACGGCTACGTCGGCGGATGCGTGCCGGTGCGGGGCGGGATTGCTCTCTCCCTGGCGCGGATGAACCGGATCAAAGACCTCAGTTTTGCCGATGCGATCGCCGTCGTGGAGCCCGGAGTCATTACCGCGGATCTTCAAGCGAAGGCGCGGGAGCAGAAGCTCTTTTACCCGCCGGATCCGGCGAGCAAAAAGGATTGCAGCATGGGGGGAAACGTGGCGACGAATGCCGGCGGCCCGCGTTGTCTGAAATACGGCGTAACCCGCAATTACGTGGTCGGACTCGAGGTGGTGTTGGCGAGTGGCGAAGTCCTGCGCACGGGTGGACGGGTTCACAAAAACAAAACCGGCTTCGATCTCGTGGGATTGTTCGTCGGTTCGGAAGGAATGCTGGGAGTGGTGACCGAGATCACCGTCAAACTGCTCCCGATGCCGCCGGCGCGCGCGACGTTATCGGCGTCGTTTGGCAGCATGCGGGAAGCGGCCCAAACGGTGCAGCGGATTTTTGCCGCGGGATTCCTCCCCTCCTCTCTCGAGTTGGCCGACCATTTCACGCTCGAAGCCGCCCGGCGCGATGCGAACGCGGGCGAGGTGCCTGACGGTAATGCCCACTTGCTCGTCGAACTCGATGGACAACCGGAGGCGGTCCAGATTGAGATGGAAAAACTGCGGGGGCTCGTGGACGAATCAAATCCGGCTGCGGTGCAAATCGCCACGACGGAGCCGGATTGCGAAAGGCTTTGGGCGTTGCGCCGGGCGTTCAGCAATTCGCTTCGCGCCACCGGACTGACGAAATTGAATCAGGACATCGTCGTGCCCAGGAGCCGCCTGGTGGATCTGGTGGAATTTGCGGAAGCACTTTCGAAGCGCTCCGGATTTCCGATCGCCTGCTTCGGCCATGCCGGCGACGGCAACATGCACGTCAATATCATGGCGGACCGGTACAACCGCGAAGCCGCCGTCCGCGAGAAGGCAGAGCACGCGCTCGACGAATTGTTCGCGCAAGTCCTGGCCTTTGGCGGCGTGATCACGGGCGAACACGGAATCGGGCTCGCGAAAAAACGCTGGTGGCCCCAGGCGACGAGCGACGTTGCGCGCGAAGCGCATCGCGCCCTCAAACAGGCGCTCGATCC
- a CDS encoding enoyl-ACP reductase yields MAEQVLAGKVGVVFGVANKRSIAWAIAKAWAAAGAKLIFNYQGERLKENVEELVGEFGEGTPLWPCDVSKDEDIAEFFKKVRGETDHVDLVLHSVAFAPKEALEGDFLSTTREAFRTAHDISAYSLVALAREAAPLMTNGGSVVAMTYYGAEKVVPHYNVMGVAKASLEASTRYLAYDLGPKKIRVNCISAGPVNTLAARGISGFSAMLKHYQEHAPLKRSCEPAELGAMGVFLASDGAASITGQVIYVDGGYQIMGM; encoded by the coding sequence ATGGCTGAGCAAGTTCTGGCGGGAAAGGTCGGTGTCGTTTTCGGCGTGGCGAACAAACGGAGCATTGCGTGGGCAATCGCGAAGGCCTGGGCCGCGGCCGGCGCGAAATTGATCTTCAATTACCAGGGCGAACGGCTGAAAGAAAATGTCGAGGAGCTGGTAGGCGAATTCGGGGAAGGGACGCCGCTCTGGCCGTGCGACGTCTCGAAGGACGAAGACATCGCCGAGTTTTTCAAAAAGGTCCGCGGCGAGACGGATCATGTGGACCTCGTGCTTCACTCGGTGGCGTTCGCGCCGAAAGAGGCGCTCGAGGGTGATTTTCTCAGCACGACGCGAGAGGCGTTCCGGACGGCCCACGACATCAGTGCGTATTCCCTGGTGGCGCTGGCGCGGGAAGCGGCGCCGCTCATGACCAACGGCGGGAGCGTGGTGGCGATGACCTATTACGGGGCTGAGAAAGTGGTGCCGCACTACAACGTGATGGGCGTGGCCAAGGCGAGCCTGGAAGCTTCCACCCGTTATCTCGCCTACGATCTTGGCCCGAAGAAAATTCGAGTGAATTGCATTTCGGCCGGGCCGGTCAATACCCTGGCGGCCCGCGGCATCAGCGGTTTCTCGGCGATGCTGAAGCATTACCAGGAGCACGCGCCGCTGAAGCGCAGTTGCGAGCCGGCTGAGCTGGGCGCGATGGGAGTTTTTCTGGCCAGCGACGGCGCGGCCTCGATCACGGGGCAGGTCATCTACGTCGATGGCGGCTACCAGATCATGGGAATGTGA
- a CDS encoding DUF1698 domain-containing protein, with amino-acid sequence MTRDEILSGLKMLEPWFHRIDLGGGIFTKTESVMGEPVDHPRESWEVIRQCLPADLAGKSVLDVGSNGGFYCVEAKHRGAGRVLGVDGQRQHVRQALFVRKVLGLDLEFRRFSVYDLQPATVGIFDITLALGLVYHLKHLVLALERLYDVTNELLIIETAIIPPEQTPPSFVQALGEIRQTLHPLVYAENPPEAKEQVYNWFLPSPDALRALLLNTGFEEVRVFSVVRDRAVLVCRKRATRSAPNVHDYVAALAFAAPPPVTVPAGERVTFKLRATNAGHAPWPAVGAPETKGIVRLGAHLLGADEEEINWDGGRAILPRDVAPGETAELEFVFRAPAKPGDYIIEFDMVAEHVTWFEDFGPGVLRHRFTVG; translated from the coding sequence ATGACGCGCGACGAAATCCTGAGCGGGTTGAAAATGCTCGAGCCCTGGTTCCACCGGATCGATCTCGGCGGTGGAATTTTCACCAAAACCGAGAGCGTGATGGGCGAACCCGTCGATCACCCGCGCGAGTCCTGGGAAGTCATCCGGCAGTGTCTGCCCGCGGACCTGGCCGGAAAGAGCGTGCTGGATGTCGGTTCCAACGGCGGATTTTATTGCGTCGAAGCGAAACACCGCGGGGCCGGCCGCGTCCTTGGCGTGGATGGACAGCGGCAGCATGTGCGGCAGGCGCTTTTCGTCCGGAAAGTCCTGGGGCTCGACCTCGAGTTTCGCCGCTTTTCCGTTTACGATTTGCAGCCGGCGACGGTCGGCATCTTCGACATCACTCTCGCGCTCGGGCTCGTCTATCATCTGAAGCACCTCGTCCTCGCGCTGGAGCGGCTCTATGACGTGACGAATGAATTGCTCATCATCGAGACAGCCATCATTCCGCCCGAGCAAACGCCGCCCTCCTTCGTGCAGGCGCTGGGCGAAATCCGGCAGACGCTGCATCCGCTCGTTTATGCTGAGAATCCTCCGGAAGCGAAGGAGCAGGTTTACAACTGGTTCCTGCCGAGCCCCGACGCATTGCGCGCGCTGTTGCTGAATACGGGATTCGAAGAGGTGCGCGTGTTCAGCGTCGTTCGCGACCGCGCCGTTCTCGTTTGCCGCAAACGGGCCACCCGCAGCGCGCCGAACGTCCACGATTATGTCGCCGCACTTGCCTTCGCCGCTCCACCCCCGGTCACTGTGCCGGCGGGTGAAAGGGTGACGTTCAAGCTTCGGGCGACCAATGCCGGACATGCGCCCTGGCCGGCGGTCGGCGCGCCGGAGACGAAGGGAATCGTCCGTCTCGGCGCCCATCTGCTCGGCGCGGATGAAGAGGAAATAAACTGGGACGGCGGCCGCGCGATTCTTCCGCGGGACGTGGCCCCCGGTGAAACGGCTGAGCTCGAATTCGTTTTCCGCGCGCCGGCAAAACCGGGCGACTACATCATCGAGTTCGACATGGTCGCCGAACACGTCACCTGGTTCGAAGACTTCGGGCCGGGCGTGTTACGGCACCGGTTTACGGTCGGTTAA
- a CDS encoding DUF2911 domain-containing protein encodes MKPFSRPLLLLFFALAVGLPAMADEKPRVSPHETITGQIDGSDVTIVYGRPYTKDPKSGAPRKIWGELVPFGKVWRAGADEATLLTTKQAFDIGGTAVPAGTYSLFILPDEKGAKLIINKQTGQWGTKYDEAQDLVRVDMKKDAADKAVDQFTIKIESNPAGGGSLKFCWENAQYSVTLKGKK; translated from the coding sequence ATGAAACCATTCAGCCGCCCTCTTCTGCTTCTTTTTTTTGCGCTCGCCGTCGGTTTGCCTGCAATGGCCGATGAAAAACCGCGGGTCAGTCCCCACGAAACCATCACCGGCCAGATTGATGGGAGCGACGTGACGATTGTTTATGGCCGTCCCTACACCAAGGATCCAAAAAGCGGCGCGCCGCGCAAAATCTGGGGAGAGCTCGTGCCTTTCGGCAAGGTCTGGCGAGCCGGCGCGGACGAGGCGACTCTCCTGACGACGAAGCAGGCGTTCGACATCGGCGGCACAGCGGTCCCGGCGGGCACCTATTCGCTGTTCATACTTCCGGATGAAAAGGGCGCGAAACTGATCATCAACAAGCAGACCGGCCAATGGGGAACGAAATACGATGAGGCACAGGACCTCGTGCGGGTCGACATGAAAAAGGACGCCGCCGATAAAGCGGTGGATCAGTTCACCATTAAGATTGAATCGAATCCGGCGGGCGGCGGATCCCTCAAGTTTTGCTGGGAGAACGCGCAATATTCTGTGACTCTGAAGGGCAAAAAGTAA
- a CDS encoding M20/M25/M40 family metallo-hydrolase gives MKPALFAALLLISSSALATPAGLVAETHNWRLSHEAEILTEFVELLSIPNLASDAPNIQRNAEAIRAMCEKRGLTAKLLTLEGAPPVVVAELTAPNAKRTVTFYAHYDGQPVDPSQWKGEPWKPVMRDDAGTEVDWRTAQFIDPRWRLFARSSGDDKGAIVAMLAALDALRGMGVKPVINLRFFFEGEEEAGSPHLAEYLKKFPEVSRPDAWVFCDGPVHQSRRMELVFGARGTIGLELTVYGPIKALHDGHYGNWVPNPVVRLTHLIDSMRDENGRISIKGFYDNVRPPTAAEKEALAKIPDVEADLRREFQIANTEGEGKTLNELIMQPALNLRGIEAGHVGGQAANQIPTEARASIDFRLVPDETPESIKGLVERHLTEQGYTIVRDTPDAAARQSKAKLVKVGWDSGYPASRTPLDLPLFRELADLMFAAKHEPVLLPTSGGSLPIHLFEEASKAPVIVFPIANHDNNQHAANENMRLQNLWDGMEVFAAFFAELRDAVR, from the coding sequence ATGAAACCGGCTCTTTTTGCGGCTCTGCTCCTTATCAGTTCATCGGCCCTGGCCACTCCCGCCGGACTCGTGGCCGAAACGCACAACTGGCGGCTGAGTCATGAAGCCGAAATCCTCACGGAATTTGTCGAACTCCTTTCCATTCCGAATCTGGCCAGCGACGCGCCGAATATTCAGAGAAATGCCGAAGCCATTCGCGCGATGTGCGAGAAGCGCGGACTGACCGCAAAATTGCTGACGCTCGAGGGCGCTCCGCCGGTCGTCGTCGCCGAACTCACCGCGCCAAATGCCAAACGAACGGTGACGTTTTACGCCCATTACGACGGGCAACCGGTTGATCCATCGCAATGGAAGGGCGAACCTTGGAAGCCGGTGATGCGTGACGATGCCGGGACCGAGGTCGACTGGCGCACGGCGCAGTTCATCGACCCGAGATGGCGCCTCTTTGCCCGCTCCTCCGGTGACGACAAGGGCGCGATCGTCGCCATGCTCGCCGCGCTCGACGCCCTGCGCGGAATGGGCGTGAAGCCGGTCATCAATCTTCGCTTCTTTTTCGAAGGCGAAGAAGAAGCCGGTTCACCGCATCTCGCCGAATACCTGAAAAAATTTCCCGAAGTTTCGCGTCCTGACGCCTGGGTTTTTTGCGACGGGCCAGTGCATCAGAGCCGGCGCATGGAGCTGGTCTTCGGAGCCCGCGGCACGATCGGGCTCGAGCTCACCGTTTATGGGCCGATCAAGGCGCTGCACGACGGTCATTACGGAAACTGGGTCCCGAACCCGGTCGTGCGTCTCACCCACCTCATCGATTCGATGCGCGACGAGAACGGCCGGATTTCGATCAAGGGGTTTTACGACAATGTGCGTCCGCCCACCGCCGCCGAGAAGGAAGCTCTCGCGAAAATTCCCGATGTGGAAGCCGATCTTCGCCGCGAATTCCAGATCGCGAACACGGAAGGGGAGGGAAAGACGCTGAATGAATTGATCATGCAGCCCGCGCTGAACCTGCGCGGAATCGAAGCTGGCCACGTCGGTGGGCAGGCGGCCAATCAAATTCCGACTGAAGCGCGGGCCTCGATCGATTTTCGTCTCGTGCCCGATGAAACGCCCGAGTCGATCAAGGGACTCGTCGAACGCCATCTTACCGAGCAAGGCTACACGATCGTGCGCGACACACCCGACGCCGCGGCGCGGCAGAGCAAAGCAAAGCTGGTCAAGGTCGGGTGGGATTCCGGTTACCCGGCCTCACGGACTCCGCTCGATCTGCCGTTGTTCCGGGAGTTGGCCGACCTCATGTTCGCGGCCAAGCACGAGCCTGTTCTGCTGCCGACGTCCGGAGGCAGCTTGCCGATTCATCTTTTCGAAGAGGCGAGCAAGGCGCCGGTCATCGTTTTCCCCATCGCGAATCACGACAACAACCAGCACGCCGCGAACGAGAACATGCGTCTCCAGAATCTCTGGGACGGCATGGAAGTCTTCGCCGCATTCTTCGCCGAGCTCCGAGACGCGGTGCGGTAA
- a CDS encoding CADD family putative folate metabolism protein gives MNKHLDTIDGQIAAKHLLTHPFYLAWTRGELSRAALADYARQYYHHVAAFPTYLSAVHAKCDDQPTRRQLLDNLMDEEAGSPNHPELWLQFAECLGVSKADAQSAEKWEETQNLIATFRSACSEGKTAEGLAALYAYESQIPAVSESKIKGLIENYNVTTPRDYEYFSVHVEADREHSAAERQMLSEYVNNDNAAPVSAAVNRVLDALWEMLSGVCRRHAIAC, from the coding sequence ATGAACAAACATCTCGACACCATCGATGGCCAAATCGCCGCCAAACATCTGCTCACCCACCCTTTTTATCTTGCCTGGACCCGCGGCGAATTGAGCCGGGCCGCGCTGGCCGATTACGCGCGCCAATATTACCACCACGTGGCGGCGTTCCCGACTTATCTCTCCGCGGTCCACGCGAAGTGCGACGATCAACCGACCCGCCGCCAGCTCCTCGATAACCTGATGGACGAAGAAGCCGGCTCGCCGAACCATCCCGAGCTTTGGCTCCAATTCGCCGAATGCCTCGGCGTGTCGAAGGCCGATGCTCAATCGGCGGAGAAATGGGAAGAAACGCAAAACCTGATCGCGACGTTTCGTTCCGCCTGTTCCGAAGGCAAAACCGCCGAAGGCCTCGCGGCCCTCTACGCTTACGAAAGCCAGATCCCGGCCGTCTCTGAGTCGAAGATCAAAGGTTTGATCGAGAACTACAACGTCACCACCCCGCGCGATTACGAATACTTCAGCGTCCACGTCGAGGCCGATCGCGAACATTCCGCCGCCGAGCGCCAGATGCTTTCCGAGTACGTGAACAACGACAACGCCGCCCCCGTTTCGGCCGCCGTGAATCGCGTCCTCGATGCCCTCTGGGAAATGCTCTCCGGCGTCTGCCGCCGGCACGCCATCGCGTGCTAA
- a CDS encoding TerC family protein, which produces MERSAAVSTSIWFWIAFHVGVFIALAVDLISFKRRDRELSMRAASLRSLIWVVLSLGFNYLVWKSKGDEAGLDFLTGYIIEYSLSVDNIFVFVLIFSYFRVPPQSQHRVLVWGILGALVMRGVMIWLGVTLVERFHFVLYIFGAFLVLTGVRMLFDRDAKLDFEKNFFMRLCRKMLPITPQFHGNHFTARIDGRLMFTPLLLVLILVDVMDLVFAVDSIPAVFAITTDQFIVYTSNICAILGLRSLYFLLARMIDRFIYLKTGLALILGFVGTKMILAHRLPIPNWISLIIIVLILALTITISMLATRRLNRMTDRN; this is translated from the coding sequence ATGGAACGGTCTGCGGCTGTGTCCACGAGCATCTGGTTTTGGATTGCCTTCCACGTGGGCGTTTTCATCGCGCTCGCCGTCGATTTGATTAGTTTCAAACGGCGCGACCGCGAACTGAGCATGCGCGCGGCCAGTTTGCGCAGCCTGATCTGGGTCGTTCTCTCCCTCGGTTTCAATTACCTGGTCTGGAAATCCAAAGGGGACGAGGCGGGGCTCGATTTCCTCACCGGCTACATCATCGAGTATTCGCTCAGCGTTGATAACATTTTTGTTTTCGTCCTGATTTTTTCCTACTTCCGGGTCCCGCCCCAGTCGCAGCACCGGGTCCTGGTCTGGGGAATTCTCGGGGCGCTGGTCATGCGGGGAGTAATGATCTGGCTGGGCGTGACCCTGGTGGAGCGGTTCCATTTTGTTCTCTACATCTTCGGCGCCTTCCTCGTGCTCACCGGCGTGCGGATGCTCTTCGATCGCGACGCAAAGCTCGATTTCGAGAAAAATTTCTTCATGCGCTTGTGTCGCAAAATGCTGCCGATCACTCCGCAATTTCACGGTAACCATTTCACCGCGCGGATTGACGGGCGCCTCATGTTCACGCCGCTGCTCCTGGTTTTGATTCTGGTGGACGTGATGGACCTGGTCTTCGCGGTCGATTCGATCCCGGCCGTCTTCGCGATCACGACCGATCAGTTCATCGTCTACACTTCGAATATCTGCGCCATCCTGGGGCTGCGGTCGCTCTACTTTCTCCTCGCGCGCATGATCGACCGCTTCATTTATCTCAAGACCGGGCTCGCTCTCATTCTCGGATTCGTCGGGACAAAAATGATCCTGGCCCATCGCCTTCCGATCCCGAACTGGATTTCGCTAATCATCATCGTCCTCATCCTCGCCCTTACGATCACGATCTCGATGCTGGCGACTCGGAGGTTAAACCGGATGACGGACCGAAACTGA
- a CDS encoding exosortase system-associated protein, TIGR04073 family — protein MNKLFSTALVLGFATIAFADIQDPPANHYGPTRKLGRGISNVVFGIAELPATICKINEREGNSAAAGYGVVRGLGRSYLRFHAGLFEIFSFPFPVNRGSYYPILRPSIPYIQAGYEEFPPELGNESKYPYVRMY, from the coding sequence ATGAACAAACTTTTCTCTACTGCTCTCGTCCTCGGGTTTGCGACCATCGCTTTTGCCGATATCCAGGATCCTCCTGCCAATCATTACGGTCCGACGCGAAAGCTCGGCCGCGGCATTTCGAACGTCGTGTTCGGGATCGCGGAGCTGCCCGCCACCATCTGCAAAATCAATGAGCGGGAAGGAAATTCGGCGGCCGCCGGCTACGGCGTCGTCCGCGGCTTGGGCCGAAGTTACCTGCGCTTCCACGCGGGACTCTTCGAGATCTTCAGCTTTCCCTTTCCGGTGAATCGCGGGAGTTACTACCCGATTCTTCGGCCTTCCATTCCTTACATCCAGGCCGGCTACGAAGAGTTCCCACCCGAACTCGGCAACGAATCGAAATATCCGTACGTCCGGATGTATTGA
- a CDS encoding class I SAM-dependent RNA methyltransferase, which translates to MRTVEVKIEDVGFGGKGVARTEGKALFIPFTIEGERVSAKITREKKQFADGELVELLETSPERTKPECPYFGRCGGCAYQHMTYTHQLKTKAKQVEQAMRRIGKLSEPPMQSMVPSPLSYGYRNRITVHAENGVVGFYRRDIHRLMDITHCPIAMPEVNEALAQLRRSRVRDGHYTLRAHSGPRVFEQTNDAVAEALAGHIAGLFAGDEKFLIDAFCGAGFFAKRFAPKFERVVGIDWDRFAIEAAQKEASANEAYVAGDVTTELRWLLEKSDPALTALIVDPPATGLTAEIRQAILDSTPRTMIYVSCNPPTLARDLAALQACFSVSSITPFDMFPQTAEIEILVHLELATASHLG; encoded by the coding sequence GTGCGCACCGTTGAAGTAAAAATCGAAGACGTCGGTTTTGGCGGCAAAGGCGTCGCGCGAACCGAAGGGAAGGCCCTCTTCATTCCTTTCACCATCGAAGGCGAGCGGGTCTCCGCGAAGATCACCCGCGAGAAGAAGCAATTCGCCGATGGTGAGCTGGTTGAATTGCTGGAGACGTCGCCGGAGCGGACGAAGCCAGAATGTCCGTACTTCGGCCGCTGCGGTGGATGCGCCTATCAGCACATGACGTACACGCACCAATTGAAAACCAAGGCGAAACAGGTCGAACAGGCGATGCGCCGAATCGGGAAATTGTCGGAGCCGCCGATGCAATCAATGGTCCCGTCGCCTCTGTCCTATGGCTATCGGAACCGGATCACGGTCCACGCTGAGAATGGCGTCGTCGGATTCTACCGACGCGATATTCATCGGCTGATGGATATCACGCATTGCCCGATCGCGATGCCGGAGGTCAATGAGGCCCTCGCCCAACTGCGCCGGAGCCGGGTGCGTGATGGCCATTACACCTTGCGTGCGCATTCCGGTCCGCGGGTTTTCGAACAGACAAATGACGCCGTGGCCGAGGCCCTGGCCGGACACATTGCCGGCCTGTTTGCCGGCGACGAGAAATTCCTGATCGACGCTTTCTGCGGCGCCGGATTTTTTGCGAAACGGTTCGCGCCGAAATTTGAGCGCGTAGTCGGAATCGACTGGGACCGCTTCGCGATCGAGGCGGCGCAAAAGGAGGCGAGCGCGAACGAAGCTTATGTGGCGGGCGACGTAACGACGGAATTGCGCTGGCTTTTGGAAAAGAGCGATCCCGCGCTGACGGCCCTCATCGTCGATCCTCCGGCGACCGGCCTTACCGCCGAAATTCGCCAGGCCATTCTCGATTCAACCCCGCGCACCATGATTTACGTCTCTTGCAATCCCCCGACGTTGGCCCGTGATCTCGCCGCACTGCAGGCATGCTTCTCCGTGAGCTCCATCACGCCCTTCGACATGTTCCCGCAGACCGCAGAGATCGAGATCCTCGTGCATCTCGAACTGGCGACCGCGTCGCATTTGGGTTAA